The following proteins are encoded in a genomic region of Sphingobacteriales bacterium:
- the gmd gene encoding GDP-mannose 4,6-dehydratase — MKKALITGITGQDGAYLAELLLKKGYEVHGIKRRSSLFNTDRIDHLYQDPHIDNRNFVLHFGDLSDSTNLIRIIHQVQPDEIYNLGAMSHVKVSFDTPEYTANVDGVGSLRLLEAIRILKLENKTKIYQASTSELYGKVQEIPQSEKTPFYPRSPYAVAKMYGYWITVNYREAYGIYACNGILFNHESPLRGETFVTRKITRAVSKIALGLQDKLYLGNLNAKRDWGHAKDYVEAMYLILQQPEPDDYVIATGKTTEVREFVRMSFKEVGIEVEFKGTGAEEKGYIVSCSNPKYQVEAGTEVVAIDPRYFRPTEVDLLIGDPTKSKTKLGWEPKHDLASLVKDMMQADIKLFERDKYLLEGGHKIFNYHE, encoded by the coding sequence ATGAAGAAAGCTCTTATTACTGGCATTACAGGACAAGATGGCGCGTATTTGGCAGAACTTTTATTGAAAAAAGGGTACGAAGTGCATGGCATCAAACGCAGAAGTTCCCTGTTCAATACAGACAGAATCGACCACCTGTATCAGGATCCGCATATAGACAACCGCAATTTTGTGCTGCATTTCGGTGATTTGTCCGATTCTACCAACCTGATTCGCATCATTCATCAGGTGCAGCCGGATGAAATCTATAACCTGGGTGCCATGAGCCACGTAAAGGTGAGTTTTGACACCCCGGAATATACCGCCAATGTGGATGGCGTAGGTTCACTTCGTTTACTGGAAGCCATACGAATACTCAAACTGGAAAATAAAACTAAGATTTATCAGGCATCCACGTCTGAGTTATACGGCAAAGTACAGGAAATTCCGCAATCTGAAAAGACACCGTTTTATCCGCGCTCACCTTATGCCGTAGCTAAAATGTATGGTTACTGGATTACGGTAAACTACCGCGAAGCGTATGGCATCTATGCCTGCAATGGTATTTTATTCAACCACGAATCACCGCTGCGCGGTGAAACATTTGTAACCCGAAAGATCACCAGAGCAGTTTCCAAGATTGCCTTAGGACTGCAGGACAAATTGTATTTAGGAAATCTTAATGCCAAGCGCGACTGGGGACATGCTAAAGACTATGTGGAAGCCATGTATCTGATATTACAGCAGCCTGAACCGGATGACTATGTTATCGCAACCGGTAAAACGACGGAAGTACGCGAATTTGTACGCATGTCATTTAAGGAAGTAGGCATAGAAGTTGAATTTAAAGGTACAGGTGCGGAAGAAAAAGGATACATCGTTTCCTGTTCAAATCCGAAATACCAGGTGGAAGCAGGAACAGAAGTAGTGGCAATTGACCCTCGGTATTTTCGTCCAACAGAAGTCGATTTGCTGATTGGCGATCCAACCAAATCCAAAACCAAACTGGGCTGGGAACCTAAACACGACTTAGCGTCATTGGTAAAAGATATGATGCAGGCAGATATTAAGTTGTTTGAGCGGGACAAGTATTTACTCGAAGGCGGACACAAGATTTTTAACTATCACGAGTAG
- a CDS encoding GDP-L-fucose synthase: MDKNSKIYVAGHNGMVGSAIVRKLRKEGFSNILSASSKELNLISQDAVNTWFEANKPDYVFVAAARVGGIHANNTYRADFLYQNLMIECNTIHAAFEHQVKKLLFLGSTCIYPKMAPQPLKEEYLLSGELEKTNEPYAIAKIAGIKLCESYKKQYGCNFISAMPTNLYGPNDNYDLNNSHVLPALIRKFHEAKMNHVPEVVMWGTGSPYREFLHADDLADALFFLMENYEGETFVNCGSGVEITIKDLALLVKEIVGYEGTIVHDTSKPDGTPRKLTDVSKIHALGWKHTINLRDGISTVYKEFSTNYDAIVGKYS; this comes from the coding sequence ATGGACAAGAACTCAAAAATATACGTAGCAGGACACAACGGCATGGTAGGTTCTGCGATTGTGCGTAAACTGCGAAAAGAAGGATTCAGCAACATTCTTTCAGCAAGTTCAAAGGAACTGAATCTGATTTCACAGGATGCTGTCAACACATGGTTTGAAGCCAATAAACCGGATTACGTTTTTGTTGCTGCTGCCAGGGTTGGCGGTATACATGCCAACAATACCTACCGCGCAGATTTTCTCTATCAGAACCTGATGATTGAGTGCAATACCATTCATGCAGCTTTCGAACACCAAGTAAAAAAGCTGTTGTTTCTTGGAAGTACATGTATCTACCCGAAAATGGCACCGCAGCCGCTTAAAGAAGAATATTTATTAAGTGGCGAACTCGAGAAGACAAATGAACCTTACGCCATCGCCAAGATTGCGGGTATTAAATTATGCGAGTCGTACAAAAAACAATACGGCTGCAATTTCATTTCCGCGATGCCGACCAATCTGTACGGACCGAATGACAATTATGATCTAAACAATTCGCATGTCCTTCCCGCGCTAATACGCAAATTTCACGAAGCGAAAATGAACCATGTTCCTGAAGTGGTGATGTGGGGAACCGGCTCGCCATACCGTGAATTTTTACATGCTGATGACCTCGCTGATGCCTTATTTTTTCTGATGGAAAACTACGAAGGCGAAACATTTGTCAACTGCGGCAGCGGTGTGGAAATAACGATTAAGGATCTGGCATTGCTGGTCAAAGAAATTGTAGGTTACGAAGGTACCATCGTACATGATACAAGCAAACCGGACGGAACGCCGCGCAAACTTACCGATGTAAGCAAGATACACGCGCTGGGCTGGAAACACACCATTAACTTACGCGATGGCATTTCAACTGTATATAAAGAGTTTTCTACCAATTATGATGCGATAGTGGGTAAGTATAGCTGA
- a CDS encoding VIT1/CCC1 transporter family protein, whose translation MHLHPEQDRNLIDHNEEHIQSSDFIKDIVIGMSDGLTVPFALAAGLSGAVDSASLVVTAGIAEIAAGSIAMGLGGYLAGRAEIDHFDSEQKREYYEVEHLKEKEVAETEEIFASMGLSESTVKAAVQELSVDKDKWVNFMMKYELDLETPDPKRARNSALTIGFSYIAGGIIPLSPYFFVSHPADGLLYSAGVTLISLFIFGYFKSKLTGQPLFKGALKVMAIGAIAAAAAYGIARLFGE comes from the coding sequence ATGCATTTACATCCCGAACAAGACAGGAATCTTATCGACCACAATGAAGAGCATATACAGAGTTCCGATTTTATTAAGGATATTGTAATCGGCATGTCAGACGGCTTAACGGTTCCATTTGCACTTGCCGCGGGACTGAGCGGCGCCGTTGATTCCGCCTCTTTGGTGGTGACGGCAGGCATCGCAGAGATTGCAGCCGGTTCGATCGCCATGGGTTTGGGTGGATATCTGGCTGGACGTGCAGAGATTGACCACTTCGACTCCGAACAAAAAAGAGAGTATTACGAAGTGGAACATTTGAAAGAAAAGGAGGTGGCAGAAACGGAAGAGATATTCGCTTCCATGGGCTTAAGTGAATCAACCGTAAAGGCGGCAGTACAGGAGCTTTCCGTTGACAAAGACAAGTGGGTCAATTTCATGATGAAGTATGAATTGGATCTGGAAACACCAGACCCGAAACGTGCCCGCAATTCCGCCTTAACAATAGGTTTCTCCTATATTGCCGGGGGTATCATTCCGTTATCCCCTTATTTCTTTGTATCCCATCCTGCGGATGGGCTGTTATATTCAGCCGGTGTCACACTCATCAGTTTATTCATATTCGGATATTTTAAATCCAAATTAACCGGTCAGCCATTATTTAAAGGCGCCCTTAAAGTAATGGCCATAGGCGCAATCGCAGCAGCAGCAGCCTATGGAATTGCCAGATTATTCGGAGAATAA
- a CDS encoding phosphoribosylglycinamide formyltransferase: protein MKRKIAVLLSGSGTNAKNICSYFKGHPAIEVALLISNKEQSGARAIGEAFHIPSSIFNKENFYHSEEVLQTLKKHQIDAIVLAGFLWMIPENLLLEYPDRIINIHPALLPKYGGKGMHGMHVHDTVYNNREKESGITVHLCNEKYDEGKILFQQKVGLTETDTPETIARKVQELEHLYYPKIIETYLSGSDFN from the coding sequence ATGAAACGTAAAATTGCGGTATTGCTGTCGGGTTCGGGGACGAATGCGAAAAATATATGTTCTTATTTCAAAGGGCATCCGGCAATTGAGGTGGCATTGCTGATAAGTAATAAAGAACAGTCAGGAGCCAGGGCAATCGGGGAAGCGTTTCATATCCCATCATCCATCTTTAATAAAGAGAACTTTTACCACTCGGAGGAGGTGCTCCAAACGCTTAAAAAACACCAGATTGATGCCATTGTACTGGCCGGTTTCCTGTGGATGATACCTGAAAATCTTCTTTTGGAATATCCGGACCGCATCATCAATATCCATCCCGCCTTATTGCCGAAATACGGCGGAAAGGGAATGCATGGTATGCATGTGCATGATACGGTGTACAATAACCGGGAAAAGGAGAGCGGTATTACCGTTCATTTGTGCAATGAAAAATACGATGAGGGGAAAATCCTGTTTCAGCAGAAGGTTGGATTGACAGAAACAGATACACCGGAAACGATTGCCCGGAAAGTGCAGGAACTGGAACATCTGTATTACCCGAAAATTATAGAGACTTATCTCTCCGGCTCTGATTTTAATTAA
- a CDS encoding DinB family protein: MASIIQSLEEARRRSRTDFIAYLQSFPDSDLDTIFINRSSGLKPLGTFLADIVYHEAYHAGQVQLCLRILHIPIEQIWD, from the coding sequence ATGGCATCCATCATACAGAGTCTGGAAGAAGCGCGCCGGAGAAGCAGAACAGATTTTATTGCATACCTGCAATCATTTCCTGATTCTGATCTGGATACGATATTCATTAATAGAAGCAGCGGGTTAAAACCTTTAGGAACTTTTTTAGCAGATATTGTGTATCATGAAGCATATCATGCAGGACAGGTTCAATTATGCTTACGCATCCTCCATATACCGATAGAACAAATATGGGATTAA
- a CDS encoding group III truncated hemoglobin: protein MKPDISARQDIDTLVKLFYDKLLQDELLRTIFQQTVLSHLEPHLTVIANFWDSILLDAAVYRGNVTEKHIALDERFPLKEQEFNRWLFLWKETVDELFEGEKAEMAKFRAQSIADIMQYKIDYLNKNKS, encoded by the coding sequence ATGAAACCAGACATCTCCGCACGGCAAGACATCGATACTTTGGTAAAACTCTTTTACGATAAATTATTACAGGATGAACTCCTGCGGACCATCTTTCAGCAAACCGTACTTTCACACTTAGAACCACACCTGACCGTCATTGCCAATTTCTGGGACAGCATCTTATTGGATGCAGCTGTTTACAGGGGCAACGTTACGGAAAAACATATTGCTTTAGACGAAAGATTCCCTCTGAAAGAGCAGGAATTCAACCGATGGCTGTTTCTTTGGAAGGAAACGGTGGACGAGTTGTTTGAAGGAGAGAAAGCGGAAATGGCAAAATTCAGGGCACAGTCCATAGCAGACATTATGCAGTATAAAATAGATTACCTGAACAAGAATAAATCGTAA
- a CDS encoding response regulator transcription factor codes for MISAVIIEDEPIFQEILKKAILQTGLSIRIDGICNSKREAKKVLPAIQPQLVFLDVELADGKGVDLLNELESTDFEIIFTTSHDKYAINAIKNNAADYLLKPIKEKELKKAIEKVVRRLEEKETLKEASRIQAYLDKIKSEQQQDSKLMVPTKDGMIFIKVGDIIRLQSESNYTLFYLTGNKKVLVAKTLKNFEDKLLPYNFMRIHQSHLINLAHMKEIDHGDNFALMTDGSKVEISKRKKKEFLDSLGKSNSTIA; via the coding sequence ATGATAAGTGCCGTTATAATTGAAGACGAGCCTATCTTTCAGGAAATACTCAAGAAAGCTATCCTTCAAACAGGTTTGAGCATCCGAATTGATGGTATTTGCAACTCAAAAAGAGAGGCTAAAAAGGTTTTGCCTGCCATACAGCCTCAATTGGTCTTTTTGGATGTGGAATTGGCAGATGGAAAAGGGGTTGATTTACTGAATGAATTGGAGTCCACTGATTTTGAGATTATATTTACCACATCACATGACAAATATGCCATTAACGCCATTAAGAATAATGCGGCGGATTACCTCCTTAAGCCCATAAAAGAGAAAGAATTAAAAAAGGCAATTGAGAAAGTCGTTAGGCGGCTGGAAGAAAAAGAGACATTGAAAGAAGCATCCAGGATACAGGCCTATCTGGACAAAATTAAATCGGAACAACAGCAGGATTCCAAACTCATGGTACCGACAAAAGACGGCATGATTTTTATAAAGGTCGGTGATATCATCCGCCTGCAGTCGGAAAGTAACTATACGTTGTTTTATTTAACGGGCAACAAGAAAGTTCTGGTTGCCAAGACGCTTAAGAATTTTGAAGATAAATTACTACCCTATAATTTTATGCGTATTCATCAGTCACATCTGATTAATCTGGCACACATGAAAGAGATAGACCACGGCGATAATTTTGCTTTAATGACAGATGGCAGCAAAGTGGAGATTTCCAAAAGGAAAAAGAAAGAATTCTTAGATTCATTGGGGAAGAGTAATTCGACAATAGCGTAG
- a CDS encoding acyl-CoA dehydrogenase family protein, producing MSTTEKVLALKGGEFIIKDSTTEMVFTPEDYTEEQQMVRSMASDFVEKEVMPRWKEYEKQEPGLSKELLAKAGELGLLSTAIPEAYGGMEQDVITGCIIAEEYGRTGSFATTSICHIGIGTLPTLYFGTEEQKRNYLPKLASGEWAASYCLTEPGSGSDALGAKTTATLSEDGKEWILNGQKMWITNAGFADLFTVFAKIDGKEFTAFLVEKGTPGLTLGAEEDKMGIKGSSTRQVFFENCRIPVENMLGERGKGHLIAFNILNIGRYKLGATALGGARETFNMAVNYAIERNQFNKSISTFGAIQHKIAEMAIRIFALEVATYRCADDIENTEVILKEQGADFAKSLLGAAEEYAIECAIIKVYGSEVLDFVVDENVQIHGGMGFSEETGAPRAYRDSRIARIYEGTSEINRLLSIDMLLKRAMGGKIDLMTPGMAIQKELMSVPDFGDESDSRFAAEEKALKNAKKAFLLTAGGAVQKLMAKLKDEQEIIMNAADMLIDIYVMESLLLRVKKIFEKGDKAEQVYVDILKVFFNDALNRININGKDALQSFAEGDELRIMLMGLKRFTKYEPVNVKEARRHIAAKIIEAGKYNL from the coding sequence ATGTCAACAACAGAAAAAGTATTAGCATTAAAAGGGGGTGAATTCATCATCAAGGATTCCACAACCGAAATGGTGTTCACACCGGAAGACTATACGGAAGAGCAGCAGATGGTACGATCCATGGCTTCAGATTTCGTGGAGAAAGAAGTTATGCCAAGATGGAAAGAGTACGAAAAACAAGAGCCTGGTTTGTCGAAAGAATTGCTGGCAAAAGCCGGTGAACTGGGCTTGTTGTCAACGGCAATTCCGGAGGCTTACGGTGGTATGGAACAGGACGTGATCACAGGTTGTATCATTGCTGAAGAATACGGCCGCACCGGTTCATTCGCGACTACGTCTATCTGTCATATAGGTATCGGAACGTTGCCAACCTTATATTTCGGAACAGAAGAACAGAAGCGCAACTATTTACCCAAATTAGCCAGCGGCGAGTGGGCGGCTTCTTACTGTCTCACAGAGCCGGGTTCAGGTTCAGATGCTTTGGGAGCTAAGACTACTGCAACATTGAGTGAGGATGGGAAAGAATGGATTCTGAACGGTCAAAAGATGTGGATTACCAATGCAGGTTTCGCAGACTTATTTACCGTGTTTGCAAAGATCGACGGCAAAGAATTCACGGCATTCTTGGTAGAAAAAGGCACACCCGGCTTAACATTGGGTGCGGAAGAAGATAAAATGGGTATCAAAGGTTCTTCTACCCGTCAGGTGTTTTTTGAAAATTGCAGAATACCGGTGGAGAATATGCTGGGCGAGCGCGGTAAAGGCCATTTGATTGCATTTAATATCCTGAACATCGGACGATACAAACTGGGTGCTACTGCTTTAGGCGGTGCGCGCGAAACATTCAATATGGCAGTGAACTACGCTATCGAAAGGAATCAGTTCAATAAATCCATTTCCACATTTGGTGCCATTCAGCATAAAATTGCCGAAATGGCCATTCGTATCTTCGCATTGGAAGTCGCGACTTACCGTTGTGCCGATGATATTGAAAACACGGAGGTGATTCTGAAAGAACAAGGTGCTGACTTCGCAAAATCACTATTGGGTGCTGCGGAAGAATATGCCATCGAGTGTGCTATCATCAAAGTATACGGTTCTGAAGTGTTGGATTTTGTGGTGGATGAAAACGTACAGATACACGGCGGTATGGGCTTTTCTGAAGAGACCGGTGCACCGCGTGCTTACCGTGATTCCCGAATTGCCCGTATTTACGAAGGTACCAGCGAAATTAACCGGCTGTTGTCCATTGATATGTTATTGAAACGTGCAATGGGTGGTAAAATAGATTTGATGACACCCGGTATGGCCATTCAGAAAGAACTGATGAGCGTTCCTGATTTCGGGGATGAAAGCGATAGCCGGTTTGCAGCAGAGGAAAAGGCATTGAAGAATGCAAAGAAGGCATTCTTGCTGACAGCAGGAGGTGCCGTGCAAAAGCTGATGGCTAAGCTGAAAGATGAGCAGGAAATCATCATGAATGCCGCCGATATGCTGATTGACATTTATGTAATGGAATCCCTGTTGTTGCGTGTGAAAAAAATCTTTGAAAAAGGCGATAAGGCAGAGCAGGTGTATGTCGATATCCTGAAAGTATTCTTCAACGATGCTCTGAATCGCATTAATATAAATGGTAAAGATGCCTTACAGTCATTTGCTGAAGGGGATGAACTGCGCATCATGCTGATGGGCTTGAAACGTTTCACCAAATATGAACCGGTGAATGTAAAAGAAGCACGCCGGCATATAGCTGCAAAAATTATTGAAGCAGGAAAATATAATTTATAA
- a CDS encoding response regulator, with protein MTIKVKNTIPDTQRAEFEAMYRKALSLKNNKEYVKAIEAYSDIITQKQDVKDCVECAKLYEDIGDIFYELKDFLHAFENMEKALHIYADNEEYDLQLTQYKKIGGLQQSIWQFKKSMEIFQQGLSLATRLGKRDKIVEFELLLGNVFNWADQLEDAKRYLISAIEKERKINLPLIKLRAHVSYAILMRKMKKYKEAEKYFKLGMKYSRENEGAYLSDITKSYGIMQFEIGNYEQAENLLLDSEQKLVTEGNNTTRAVVFEYLALLYEHKRNYEKAYYYVKKYYDNKLELLERGYSDDNNILHAKIGLEDAKRERLVAEETAKAKSIFIATISHEIRTPMNIILATSSLMLNDEPKPEHIRYLHTLKKSGENLLGIISDILDVSKMEAGRLEIEYEPVWLNDVFESIQSTMEQSAVSKKLLLSCKVDEKINFPIFSDPLRLTQVLTNLIGNAIKFTTQGTVHFAAKLKNKNTLRLEVSDTGIGIPQNKLHTIFDEYEQVRTNVQKKYKGTGLGLAISKKLVELMNGTITIKSKINEGTRFIISLPFEKAPVQKEADFSAILKDAVFLSGKSVLIADDFEDNRFVLSETLRFFNKEINIHQAENGLKALEILKQERADLVIMDLDMPEMNGFEALSAIRKDKKLKKIKVIASTASLITDGDNEFLSFGFDGYLPKPFDVEQFFVLLDKMLK; from the coding sequence ATGACCATTAAGGTAAAAAATACCATACCGGATACGCAACGTGCCGAGTTTGAGGCGATGTACCGGAAAGCCCTGTCCCTTAAAAATAATAAGGAATATGTGAAAGCTATTGAAGCTTATTCAGATATCATTACCCAAAAACAAGATGTGAAGGATTGTGTGGAGTGCGCGAAGTTATATGAAGATATTGGAGATATCTTTTACGAATTAAAGGATTTTTTGCATGCTTTTGAAAATATGGAAAAGGCACTGCATATTTATGCGGATAATGAAGAATATGATTTACAGCTGACCCAGTATAAAAAAATCGGAGGATTGCAGCAAAGTATCTGGCAGTTTAAGAAATCCATGGAAATCTTTCAGCAGGGATTGTCGCTTGCCACACGCCTGGGGAAGAGGGATAAAATAGTAGAGTTTGAATTGTTGCTGGGAAATGTATTTAACTGGGCAGATCAGCTGGAGGATGCAAAGAGATATTTAATCAGCGCTATTGAGAAGGAACGCAAAATTAATCTTCCGCTGATAAAATTACGAGCGCATGTAAGTTACGCCATCCTGATGCGCAAGATGAAGAAATACAAGGAAGCCGAAAAGTATTTCAAACTCGGCATGAAATATTCCCGGGAAAATGAGGGAGCCTATCTTTCTGATATTACTAAAAGCTACGGCATCATGCAGTTTGAAATCGGGAATTATGAACAGGCGGAAAATCTGCTGTTAGATTCGGAACAAAAACTCGTTACGGAAGGTAATAACACTACACGAGCTGTTGTGTTTGAGTACCTGGCATTGTTGTATGAGCATAAGAGGAACTATGAGAAGGCATATTATTATGTCAAGAAATATTATGACAATAAGCTGGAACTGCTGGAAAGAGGGTATTCGGATGATAACAATATCCTCCATGCAAAGATAGGATTGGAAGATGCGAAAAGAGAAAGGCTGGTGGCCGAAGAAACGGCTAAAGCAAAAAGTATATTCATTGCCACCATCAGCCATGAAATCCGAACGCCGATGAATATCATCTTAGCAACTTCTTCCCTGATGCTGAACGATGAACCCAAACCGGAGCATATCCGGTATCTGCATACACTCAAAAAATCAGGTGAGAATCTGCTGGGGATCATCAGCGATATTTTAGACGTTTCCAAAATGGAAGCCGGCAGGCTCGAAATCGAATACGAACCGGTATGGCTGAATGATGTCTTTGAAAGTATACAGTCGACTATGGAACAGTCGGCTGTATCCAAGAAGCTATTACTGTCCTGTAAGGTGGATGAAAAGATTAATTTTCCGATCTTCTCTGATCCTTTAAGGCTTACTCAGGTGTTGACTAATTTAATAGGAAATGCCATCAAATTTACGACACAGGGGACGGTCCATTTTGCTGCAAAATTAAAAAATAAAAATACGCTTCGACTGGAAGTGAGTGATACCGGTATCGGTATTCCCCAAAATAAACTGCATACCATCTTTGATGAATATGAACAGGTGAGAACCAACGTGCAGAAGAAATATAAAGGAACCGGACTTGGTCTGGCGATTTCTAAAAAACTGGTGGAGTTAATGAATGGAACCATCACCATAAAAAGTAAGATTAATGAAGGAACCCGTTTTATCATTTCTCTGCCATTTGAAAAAGCACCCGTGCAAAAAGAAGCAGATTTTTCTGCAATCCTAAAGGATGCGGTTTTCCTTAGCGGTAAGTCTGTCTTGATTGCAGACGATTTCGAGGATAATCGGTTTGTATTGAGTGAAACGCTTCGGTTCTTTAACAAGGAAATAAACATACATCAGGCGGAGAACGGATTGAAGGCGCTTGAGATATTAAAACAGGAGCGTGCAGACCTCGTTATCATGGATTTGGATATGCCGGAGATGAATGGCTTTGAGGCCTTGTCAGCCATACGAAAAGATAAGAAGTTAAAAAAGATTAAGGTTATAGCCAGTACGGCCAGCCTCATTACGGACGGGGACAATGAATTCCTGTCTTTCGGTTTTGACGGGTATCTGCCCAAGCCATTTGATGTGGAACAGTTTTTTGTTTTGCTGGACAAGATGCTGAAATAG
- the aspS gene encoding aspartate--tRNA ligase yields MYRTHTCGELRPEHVNRQVKLSGWVQTTRNFGELLFLDLRDRYGITQLVFNMDANPMLAERAKRLGREFVVQASGKVVERSNKNPKNPTGDIEIIVSDFNILSESKVPPFTIENETDGGDDIRMQYRYLDLRRNEVQEKIIFRHKVGHEVRTYLNANGFLDIETPFLIKSTPEGARDFVVPSRMNPGQFYALPQSPQTFKQLLMVSGFDKYYQITRCFRDEDLRADRQPEFTQIDCEMAFVEQEDILNMFEGLIKHVFKTVKGIELGDFPRMQYDDAMKIYGSDKPDLRFGMPFVDMNELVKGKGFGVFDNAELVIGINAEGAAEYTRKQLDELTDFVKRPQIGASGLIYLRYNPDGTLKSSVDKFYNEDELKKWAEAAGMKSGDLLLVLCGNIDKVRKQMNELRLEMGNRLGLRKKDDFKPLWVLDFPLLEFNEGENRHFAMHHPFTSPKKEDIEFLYTDPDRVRADAYDLAINGVEVGGGSIRIYEKALQAEMFKRLGFTEEEAQKQFGFLMNAFEYGAPPHGGLAFGFDRLCAVLNSVETIRDFIAFPKNNSGRDVMLDSPSTIDEKQMKELNIKTTL; encoded by the coding sequence ATGTACAGAACTCACACGTGCGGCGAATTAAGACCGGAACATGTCAACCGACAGGTAAAACTTTCCGGATGGGTGCAAACCACCCGTAACTTCGGTGAATTGCTTTTCCTGGATTTGCGCGACCGGTATGGCATTACCCAATTGGTTTTCAATATGGATGCCAATCCGATGCTAGCGGAACGCGCCAAACGCCTGGGCCGTGAGTTTGTAGTGCAGGCTTCAGGAAAAGTGGTGGAGCGTTCCAACAAGAATCCGAAGAATCCGACAGGCGACATAGAAATCATCGTCAGCGATTTTAATATCTTATCCGAATCGAAGGTGCCGCCATTTACCATAGAAAATGAAACCGACGGCGGCGATGATATTCGTATGCAATACCGCTACCTGGATTTGCGCAGAAATGAAGTGCAGGAAAAAATCATCTTCCGCCATAAAGTGGGACACGAAGTGAGAACGTATCTGAATGCGAATGGATTCTTAGATATTGAAACACCCTTTTTGATTAAATCTACACCGGAAGGTGCGAGAGACTTCGTAGTGCCTTCCAGAATGAATCCCGGACAGTTTTACGCGCTGCCGCAATCGCCGCAAACCTTCAAACAATTGCTGATGGTTTCCGGTTTTGACAAATACTACCAGATTACAAGATGTTTCCGTGATGAAGATTTGCGTGCCGACAGACAGCCGGAATTCACGCAGATAGACTGCGAGATGGCGTTTGTAGAGCAGGAGGATATTTTGAACATGTTCGAAGGACTCATCAAACATGTTTTCAAAACGGTGAAGGGCATTGAACTGGGTGATTTTCCGCGCATGCAATACGACGATGCGATGAAAATCTACGGCAGCGATAAGCCTGACCTTCGATTCGGTATGCCGTTTGTGGATATGAATGAGCTGGTAAAAGGAAAAGGCTTTGGTGTTTTTGATAATGCTGAACTGGTGATTGGTATCAACGCAGAAGGTGCTGCAGAATATACACGAAAACAACTGGATGAACTGACGGACTTCGTGAAGCGTCCGCAAATTGGTGCGAGCGGTCTGATTTACCTGCGTTACAATCCGGACGGCACCTTGAAATCATCGGTAGATAAATTTTACAATGAGGACGAACTGAAAAAATGGGCTGAGGCTGCAGGCATGAAATCAGGCGATTTGTTGCTGGTATTATGCGGCAATATAGATAAAGTGCGCAAACAGATGAACGAATTGCGCCTCGAAATGGGCAACCGTTTAGGCTTGCGTAAAAAAGACGACTTCAAGCCGCTTTGGGTATTGGATTTTCCTTTACTGGAATTCAATGAAGGGGAAAACAGGCATTTTGCCATGCATCATCCGTTCACGTCACCGAAGAAAGAAGACATTGAATTTTTATATACCGATCCAGACCGCGTACGTGCGGATGCATACGATTTAGCCATCAACGGCGTGGAAGTGGGCGGCGGTTCCATCAGAATTTACGAGAAAGCATTACAGGCAGAGATGTTCAAACGGTTAGGGTTTACGGAAGAAGAGGCACAAAAACAGTTCGGATTCCTGATGAATGCGTTTGAATACGGAGCACCACCACACGGCGGACTGGCATTTGGTTTTGACAGATTGTGCGCGGTCTTAAACAGCGTGGAAACCATTCGTGATTTCATTGCTTTCCCTAAGAACAATTCAGGACGTGATGTGATGCTGGATTCTCCAAGTACGATTGATGAGAAGCAAATGAAGGAGCTGAATATCAAGACGACACTATAA